The Polaromonas sp. SP1 DNA window ATGTACCGGAAGGGGCCGCCGTTGTTGCCGTTTGGATTTACGGCTCGGTAGAGACTGTGGTTTGCAGAGGCGCGAATTGCTTTCTTGCTTCGCCGTGAAACGCAACATGTTTGAAGGGGTGACGTATGGAAGTACCGGAAAATTCCAAAGAGACGCTTGAAGATACCGCTGTTTGGCAAAAAGTTAGCGCCGTAGTTAATGAAACACTGGAGGAAATGCTTTCTCAACTTTCGCCCGAGAAGGCAGGCCCTATTCGAGAGATATTTGATTTTCGGCGTTCAATCTCAAGTGAGTCTGACCGTGGGGCGGTACTGATGGCTGCGGCTTTCCTTGACGACAAACTCAAATATCTCCTGAGCGCAAAACTTGTTGACGATAAAAAGCTTGCCAGACGAGCTTTTGATTTCAACGGTCCCTTGGGCACCTTCTCCTCCCGAATAGACTTTGCCTACCTCATTGGCGTGCTCCCCAAAAATGTTCACTCTGATCTTCACACTATCCGAGGGATACGGAACAAATTTGCCCATAACGCCGCAAGTCTCACACTCGAGGACCAAGAAATAACCGAGCTATGCAATCGCTTAATTTTTCATGGAGTACGGGAGGTGGCGGCTCCTGGGCCAAAGTTCAGAAGGTCAGTGATGGCGCTCTTGACTTTCGTAGTCACGGCAACATCGGAGATTTCACACCTTGAACCTGCCGCCGACTATCCTGTTCCCGACAGAAAAGATGCATACAAAGAAATTTCACAAGTTTGGTCCTCTATGACTGATAGGCCATATCCAATTCGGGATCAACATGAGGAGTAGTGGGGCTTGGGCGACAAACCCTTGGGGGTATGGAGGTATGGAGGGTTAGGTAAAGCGCGCTAGGCAAGGCCTTCTTAGCGTGTTACTCTCACATTCGACATCGGTTTCCCCCCAAAGGCCCAGATGCTCGACCTCCAAATTCAACATGATTATTGACCGACAACGCGAGAAGCTTGTCGAGGCTGTCGTCTACTTTGCGCTCCACACTCGCAATCTAGGTAAGACAAAGCTGTTCAAGCTCCTCTACTTTTTAGATTTCAAACACTATCGAGATACCGGTCGTGCGGTTACTGGCTTGGACTACTTTGCGTGGCCTAAAGGACCCGTGCCTGTAAAGTTGTTTGAAGAATTGCAGCAGCCCGAAGTGTCTTGGGGAAACAGTGTGTCCTTTCGTCCTAAGGCTGTAGCCAAGGGAAGCATGCTTACCGTCACCGCTCATAAGCAGTTTGATCCAAGCTTGTTTACCAAACGTGAGTTAAAGATACTTGAAAGTCTCGCGACTCAATACCGAGACGTTTATGCGGACGACATGGTTGAGGCGACTCATCTTGAGAATTTACCCTGGGATAAGGTGTGGAATCAGGAAGGTCGACGCCAACAGCCTATTCCTTACTCATACGCATTGAGAGCGCAAGACTACGAAACTATGACTGCCTTCGTGGATGAGCGAGAAGAGTTTCTCCGAGTTATGAGTAAATAGATGCCCCCTGGATCAATAATTTTCCATAGGGACTTTCTTTTCGCTGATGGGACATCCAAGGACAAATACTTGGTCGTGCTCGGCGGTGACGCCTCGAAGATTGTTGCAGCCAAAACGACATCTAAAGGGCATCGATACCGTATAGATCATGGGTGCCAGGCTGGGAATCGGTTTGCCGCTTTCCTGCTTACCTCAGGATGCTGTTGCCTTCAAAAGAACACCTGGATTTGCCTCAGCGAGTTTTACGAAATTCCACTACACGTTCTTACCGTTCGACGGGGCACCGGAGAGGTCTTTCAGTACGGACAACTCGACCCCGGTTTAACACGAGATGTTCAAGCCTGTGCAGCTTCTTGTGATGACATATCCGGGGTTCATGAGGCATTGGTCCGCGCATCAATGTGATGCTTCCGGGCATACAAGTTTCAGGGGAAAGCAATGCATTCCAAATTAGAAGTTCGCGGCGCAGTTGGGGACACGATAAAAATCGTTTGCAGCAAGTGCAATGGAAGTACGTCGCACAAAATTCTGACTGAGGTAGAACAAAGTTGGTCCACCGAAGACTATGACATCGAGTGGGGGCAAGTGGACCAAATCGTTCAATGCTTAGGCTGTGAAAAAACGAGTTACCGCCTTACGACAAGCAACTCTGAAAATACTTTTTACGACGATGAGGGGAACGCACATGAGGATATAAGCGAGACGTTGTATCCGCCTAGGCATGCAGGAAGAAAAGGTATAGAACATATTTGGCAGTTACCGTTTAAGGTGCAGGGGGTCTACAAAGAAACCCTGCAAGCCATACTTGGTAGCTCCCCCGTTCTAGCGGGCATAGGCTTGCGGCTTCTTCTTGAAACGATATGTGGAGACAAGCGAGCGGAAGGAGTGAACCTCTACGACAAGATCACCAATCTCGTAGAAAGGCGAATTTTGACGCCGCAAAGCGCAGAAATCCTGCATCACATTCGCACGCTTGGAAACAATGCCGCACACGAAGCGAAGCCTCACAGTGCAAATCAACTTTCGTTGGCGATGGAGGTTATCGAGCACCTTTTGCACGATGTCTACTTACTTCCTGCAAGGGCTGCAGAAGCATTCCCTCGTCCCCCAGTAGCAATCCCTCCGCAATAATCAGAAGCACACAGCCCAGCCCAGCCCAACAGTCGGGATCGCACCGGCTACTCGGAGGACTTATGGAGCGACCTTCTTGAGGTCATTCAGCCTTCACGTCAGGAGGGGGCTTAGCAAATAGAGTTGAACAATGGATGCCAATAACGAGTCCAATGCACTTGGTGCAAGCAGCAACAACCCTACGTTGCAGGCAATCGTTGCGGTCGATAAGAGTGAAAGGGTGCAATGCCAGCAACCTGGATGCGGGCATTCCGTATATGCCGCTGTTCATATAGTCGAGGAACACAGTCGCCTCTTGGTGCTGGGCTCGACTTGCTTTGAAAAGCGATACGGAGGCAGAACCGCTCTTGGTCCGGCTTCTTACGGGGCTGGCAATGGCCGCAAGCTCACCGCCGAAGAGCGTGAAATGTTGATAAAAAATACAGCAGCCCTGCTCTCCTGGTTCCAAGAAGAGGAGGCAGCAGCGGCGCGAGCACAGAAGATTAGGGAGGACGCGATTGCCACTACGAATCGATCACCTATATCGAGGCCTTTGCAGCAACTTCCCCCTGTACCTCGCGGCGGATTCACTACCCAAGCGGTCCCTCGCTCTTCACCATGGCCTTGGCAAAGACCAGGAACATCAATTGCGCTTTTAATCTCCCCTCAAGGGAAATGCTGGATTCGCGTTCAACACGACAACGGCTCTCAGAAGCTGGTTCCATGGCCCAAATTCTCGGGATGGGAAACAGCCCTTCCTCACGACATCGGCTTAGCTGATACAAACCTCGGTGCGATCGCAGTAGACAACATCGTAGAAGCCATTCGTATTCTCCAAAACATCAGCTTCCAAGGTCCAATAGTTGGATCTTGGCAAGAAGTGCTCTCACGAACTCAGAGATAAGCCCGTCTACTACAGGCAAAAGCACCCTCACCCCCGTAACGCAGACACCAGCCATTCCTCAAACAGCCGGATATTCCGCTGCTCCCGCCGCTCAGGCGGATAGGTGAGGAAATAAGCATTCCCGCTGTCGACCTCAATGTCGAAGGGCTTCACGACTTTGCCTGAGGCGATCAGATCAGCGAACAAGGCGGCGTCGGCAATGGCAACACCCTGGCCGCGCTCTGCGCTCTGGACGCACATATCCAGCGTGTCAAACAGTTGTTCACCTGTGCCCTGCAGATCGGGCAGGCCGGCGCCGCGCAGCCAGGTCTGCCATTCGTGGCGGTTGGCTCTGGCGTGCAGGAGGGTGGCGCCGGCCAGGTCGGCGGGTTGTTGCAGGGTGGCGGCTATCTCCGGGATGCACAGGGGCACCAGGCGTTCGCGCATCAGCGGCACCTCAACCACTTGCGGCCAGCCGCCTTTGCCGTGGGCAATGATGACGTCGGCATCGGTGTTGCTGAAATCGGGTGCGTCTGTCCAGTGGGTCGCGACGCGAATTTCCAGTCCGGGCAGCGCCGCCTGCAATTCCGGCAGGCGGGGCAAGAACCACCTGACAGCCATGGTGGGCGGAAACTGCACTCTGAGGACATCGCTGACGCGCCGTACGCGTGCGCTGGCTTCAGACAGCGTGGTCATCGCTTGCCGTACCGGCGCGATCAGTTGCTGGCCTTCGGCGGTGAGTGTGAGGCCGCGGGCTACGCGCACAAACAGCGGGCACCCGTAATACTCTTCCAGCAACTGCACCTGCCTGCTCACCGCGCCCTGGGTCAGGTTGAGGCGGGTGGCGGCGCCTGTGAAGCTGCCGCAATCAGCGGCGGCCAGAAAAGCCTGCAGGGCGTACAGGGGTGGCAGGGCTGCCATGGCTCAGGCGCGTGGGGCGTTGTCGTTCATGGGCGCAGTTTATCGTGGCGGTCCGCCACGGCACGAGCCTGTACCAGCCATGCGCGCCGCACATGGCTGCCCCCAAAAACTTTCGTTGGTGCTCTGGCGCGGTGGCTCCTACGATCCACCCACTCATTCCAACAGGCTTCCCCAAAATCATGGTTATCAGCTCCAACGCACTGGCATATATCGACATCATCAACCGCTACCTGGCCCTGCTGGCCGCGGGCGACGTGCGCGGCATTGTGTCGCTGTTCAGCGCCCGGGGCACTGTGCACTCGCCCTTCCTGGGCATGCAGCCGGCGGGCAAGTTCTTTGACTTGCTGAAGGCGGCCACGCGGCGCAGCGTGATCGAAAAACCCGAGGTGTTTGTGAGCGGTGTCGGCTCGCGCCGGGCTTCGACCTGTTTGACCTACCGCTGGGAGCTGGCGGATGGTGCGCAGGTCAGCTTTGAGTGTGTGGACCTGTTTGACTTTAATGAGCAGGGCCTGATCGACACGATGACCATCGTCTATGACACGGCGCCCATACGCGAAGCCGTGGGCGACAAGTACCGCGGCGTGCAAACCCACTGATTTTTTTAACCCCAACCACAGGAGAGCTCACATGAAATTTATGGTCATGGTCAAAGCCACCGCCGACAGTGAAGCCGGCGTGATGCCCAGCGAGCAGTTGCTCACGGAGATGGGCAAGTACAACGAAGCGCTCGTGAAGGCGGGCATCATGCAGGCCGGTGAAGGCTTGCATCCCAGCTCGAAGGGTGCGCGCATACGCTTTTCCGGCAAGAACCGCACCGTGATCGACGGGCCCTTCAGCGAGACCAAGGAGCTGGTGGCCGGCTTCTGGATCTGGCAGTGCGCGTCACTGCAAGAAGCCATCGAATGGGCCAAGCGCTGCCCCAACCCGATGTCAGACGATTCGGACCTTGAGATCCGCCAGGTCTTTGCGGCGGAAGACTTTGGTGAAGCCTTTACGCCCGAGCTGCGCGAGCAGGAAGAGCGGCTGCGCGCGCAAATCGCTTGAATTCAATCCTCCATATCCATTTCCCAACCTCAACCTCAACCTCAACCTCAACCTCAAGGAGATAACCATGCCCAAAATGATCTTCGTCAACCTGCCCGTGAAGGACCTCGCAGCAGCCATCCGCTTTTACAAGGCGATCGGCTGTGAGCAAAACATGCAGTTCAGCGACGAGAAGGCCGCGATGATGGTCTGGTCGGACACCATCAGCTTCATGCTGCTGACGCACGAGTACTTTGGCACCTTCACGTCGAAACGCATCCCTGACGCGCAGCAGACCTGCCAGGTGTTGCTGTGCCTGTCGCGCGACAGCCGTGAAGACGTAGACGCCATCACGGCCGCCGCCGCCGCTGCCGGCGGCAAAGCCGACGTTCGCCCACCGATCGACATGGGCTTTATGTACAACCGCGCGTTTCAGGACCCGGACGGCCATGTGTTTGAGCCGGTGTGGATGGATATGGCGGCGGCGCAGGCTGCCGCGTAAGGGAATACGTAGCCGGACTGTGTCGATTTCAGCCGCCTCGTTCGTCGTGCTTATGTGAACAGGCCCAAACGACGACGGGCTGGTTCCTTATTTTTAACTCAAGGAGAAATCGATGAAGTTCCTGCGTACTCTTTTCGCCCCGCTGCTCACCGCCGCGGTGGCTGTTGCCACCATCGTTCCTGTCGCCTCTCACGCCCAGGAAAGCAAGCCCGTCAAAAGCGGCTACCTCAACGCCAATGGCGTCAACTACCACTACCAGGTGCACGGCCAGGGCGAGCCGCTGCTGCTTTTGCATGGCGGCCTGGGCCAGTTCGACATGTTCGGCCCGGTGCTGACGGCGCTCACCAAGACCCGCCAGGTGATCGGCGTTGACCTGTACGGCCATGGCCGCACGGCGCTGACCGAGCGGCCCGTGAGCCTGGTCGACATGGGCGACGACATGGCGCAGATCCTCAAGCAGCTTGGCTACGGCCCGGTGGATGTGATGGGTTATTCGATGGGCGGCGGTGTCGGCTTTCGCATGGCGGTGCAACACCCTGAGCGCGTGCGGCGCCTGGTGCTGGTGTCGGCCGGCTACGCGCAAGACGGTTTCTTTCCCGAGATGCTGCCGATGCAGGCGCAAGTCGGCGCGGGCATGGCCGACATGATGAAGGAAACGCCAATGTACAAGTCCTACGCTGCAGTAGCGCCGCGCCCGCAGGACTTCCCCAAGCTGCTCGACAAGATGGGCGCCTTGATGCGCACGCCTTATGACTATTCGGAAGACGTGAAAAAGCTGCAGATGCCGGTGATGCTGGTGTTTGGCGACAGCGACATGTACCGCCCCGAGCACATCGTGAAGTTTTATCAGCTGCTGGGCGGCGGGCTGAAGGACGCGGGCTGGATGCGGGAGAACATGGCGAAGAACCGGCTGGCGATCTTGCCGGGGTTCACGCACTACGACCTGTTCCTTGCGCCGGCGCTGGTGCCGACGGTGCTGTCTTTCCTGGATGGCAAGAGCAACACGGCGAGCTGGGCGCAGCAGGTTAACGCGCAGAAGTAGCGCGGGTGCGTGCCGCCGCAAGGCAGTCCTGCAGCGCAGCGATGAGCCGCTCGGACACCAGCTTCACGATAGGGCCGGGCGGCTTGGTGGCATCCACGGCGACGCTGATCTCTTGCGGTTCGGCCCCCCGGTCGCGCACCGGGATAAAGACCAGCTGGCCGGTGGCCAGTTCCGCCGCCACGTCCAGCTCGGACGTGAACACCACATGGTTGCCGCCGAGCGCAAGCTGCTTGACCAGCTGCAGCGAGTTGGTCTCGGTATAGCGGCGCGGCTCCTTGAACAGCCAGTTGTACTGCGCCTCGAGATAACGCCGGATCGTCAGCGCCTTGCTCTGCAGCGCGACCGGGTGGGCCATGGCCTCCTGGAAGCTCACCGTCTCGCGCTGCGCCAGCGGGTGCCCGGGCGCCACCACGCAGCCCAGCGGCAGCGCGCTCTTCCAGAGCACCAGCAACTCCCGGCGCGGTTTCAGGTTGAAGATGGCGGCCAGGTCGGCCTGGCCGGTCATCAGTGCGGCCTCGGCATCGTCGGGGGTAGCCAGTGCGATGGACAGGCTGACCAGCGGATGCTGCGCACCCAGGTCCCGCACCAGGGCGGGCATGACGCTGGTGGCGTGGCTGTCCATGGCCACCAGCGACACATGGCCCTGGTGGATGCCCTGGATGCGCCGGATCTCTGCGACCACGCCGCGTTCGTCCTGCAGCCAGTGGCGCGCCAGCGTGATGAGCGCGTCGCCCGAGGGCGTCAGGCGCATGCCGCGCGGCAGCCGCTCAAACAAGGGCACGCCGAGTTCTTCCTCCAGCTGCAGGATCTGCCGGTTGATGGCCGAAGCCGCCACGTGGAGCTCACGCGCGGCCTTCTGGATGGAGCCCGAGCGCGCCACCTGGTCGGCGTAGCGCAGTCCGGCGGGAACGAGCGAATAGCGCATGGATAGATGGGTGGCGAGTGGGATAAGTGCAGGTCGAGTGTACTGATTTTGCGTACGCAGCGTTGCAAAAATGGTGATGGACGGCAATGATTTGTGTCCCTACGATCCGTTTCATGAGCACACGATTCAGCCTGGAACACCTCAATACCTGCACGCCCGAGGCCTTTTGCGCCGCCCTGGCAGACATCTGGGAGCATGCGCCCTGGGTAGCGCGCGGCGTCGTGACCCAGCGCCCTTTCGCCACCGTCGAAGCACTGCACACGGCCATGGTGGCGGTGGTGGCCGGGCAGGACGAGCCCGCGCGCATTGCCTTCTATGCCGGACACCCGGAGCTGGCCGGTGATGACGCCCGCCGGGGCACGATGACCGATGCGTCCATTGCAGAACAAGGCACGCTCTCGCTGGCGCAGCTGGATGCACGCGAGGCCGAACGCTGGAACGCACTTAACCGGGCCTACCGTACGCGCTTCGGCTTCCCCTTCATCCTGTGCATTCGCCGCCACACGCGGGAGTCGGCGCTGCAAGCCTTTGAGCAGCGCCTGCAGCACGACCGAGCCACCGAACTGAGCACCACACTCGGCGAAATTGCCGCCATCACCCGCCTGCGGCTGGACCGCCTGGTGTCCGATGTTTCCCACGCGGCCAGCCACGGCGAATTCATTCCTTCCTGACCTTCCTGACCTTCCTGACCTCCCTCACCTTGCTGACCTACCACCGGAGTTACCCATGAACACTCGACGCAGAATTTCCCTCCTGACCGTGACGTGCGCGCTGGGCCTGCTGGCCGCGGCGGTGCCCGCCGTCGCCCAAGGCACCTATCCCGACCATCCGGTGAAAGTCATCGTGGCGCTGCCAGCCGGCGGCGGGGTCGACATCATTGCGCGCCTGGTCGGCCAGAAGCTGGCCGCCGTCACCGGCCAACCCTTCGTGGTCGACAACCGGGCCGGCGCCTCCGGCCGCATCGGCCTGCCGGTGGTGGCCAAGGCCGCGCCGGACGGCTACACGCTGATGACTTCGCCTGCCTCGTTCCTGACCACCAACAAGAGCATCTTCAAAGAGCTGCCTTACGACCCACAGGCTGATTTCGCCCCCATCACCAAGCTGGCCAACCAGTCCATGGTGCTGGTGGTCAAAGACAAGCAGAAGTTTTCCAGCGCAGGGGCGCTTCTGGCCGCCGCCAAGGCCAAGCCCGGCAGCCTGAACTACGCCAGCTCGGGCGACGGCAGCCCGCAACACCTGGCCGCGCTGATGTTCGAGACGCGGGCGCAGGTGCGCATGACCCATGTGCCTTACAAGGGCGGCGCGCTGGCCATCACCGACCTGCTGGGCGGCAACGTTGACCTGCTGTTCGCGCCTCTGCCCGAGGCACTGCCCTACCTCAAGACCGGCAAGCTGACCGCGCTGGCGCTGATGAGCGACAAGCGCTCGGCGCTGATCGCCGACGTGCCCACCATGCGCGAAGCAGGCATCCCGAACATGGTCATGCAGACCTGGATCGGCCTGCTGGCGCCGGCGGCGACCCCGCGCGCGCTCGTGGACCAGTTGAACCGCCAGGTACACGCCATCCTGCAGAGCGAGGACGTGAAAAAGCAGCTCTATGAAATAGGCATGGAAACGGCACCCACCACGCCCGAGCAATTCCAGCAAGTCATCGCACAGGAGATCGCGCTGCATGCGGACCTGGTGAAGGCTTCGGGGCTGGTGCCGCAATAGGGGCTGTAGAGAATCCGGCGCTGTCGCTGCAGTGCCGCGCAGCCCCGTGAAGCCAGGGGCAACCCCCTCAAGGCCTGCCGGGGCATATCGCCGTGCCACTCACCACAACGCCCCGACCAACCGTGTATAGACAGGAATGCCCACCAGGATGTTCAGCGGAAAGGTAATGCCCAGGGACATGCCGAAGTAAAGCGTGGGGTTGGCCTCGGGGATGGCGTGGCGCACCACGGCAGGCACGGCAATGTAAGAAGCGCTTCCAGCCAGCACCATCAGCAGGATGGTGTTGCCCTGCGACATTCCAGTCAGCCATCCCAATAGCAGCGCAACACCCGCATGCGAAACCGGGCCGGCCACGGCATAGAACGGCACAAACAGGCTTTTGCCGCGCAGGCCGCCGACATTGCGCGACACCAGCAGGCCCATGTCCAGCAGGAAGAAAGCCAGCATGCCCTTGAAGAGATCGGCGGTGAAGGGCTCGAAGGCTTTCTGGCCGGCTTCGCCGCTGCTGATGCCGATAAGCATGGCGCCCAGCAACAGCAAGGGCGTGCCGTCGGTGAGCGAATCCTTGATGACAGTCCACAAGGACGGGCCTGATGCCGGCGCGAGGCCTTGCGCCGCTGCGCTGCCGGCATCCCGCTTGCGCTGCAAATTGGCCAGCACAATCGCCGCGATGATGGCCGGCGACTCCATCAGCGCCATGGCGGCGGCCATGTGGCCGCCGTAGTCGATGCTGCGGGCGTCCAGGTATTGGGCGGCGGTGATGAAGGTCACGGCGCTCACGGAGCCGTAGGTCGCCGAGACAGCGGCGGCGTCGTAACCGTTCAGGTGCCTTCTGAGCAAGGCGTAGGCGGCCAGCGGCACCACCAGGGCCAGGCCGAAGGCGCAGGCCAGGCTGATCGCGATGTCGGGCGTCAGCCCCGATTTGGCCAGGGCAAAGCCGCCCTTGAGCCCCAGCGCCATCATGAGATACAGCGACAGAAAGCGCGAGATGGCCTGCGGTATCTCGAGGTTGGACTTGAGCGCGCCGGCGGCAATGCCGAGCAGGAAAAACATGACGACAGGGTCCAGCAGGGAATTCATGAGAAGGGTCCGAAGAAGAAGTTTGCAGCCGGTTTGCGGTGCGCTTCCGGCTTGGCTTCAGGGGATTCTCCCGACTCAACCCATAGACGTCTAATGATGTATTCTTATCTTTTGCATTGGTTAATCCGATGTATTCCCCCGATGTAATTTCTGATGTGTTGACGATGTACCTGAACGCCTACCCCAAAGTTACCTTCGTACAGCTGCGCAGTTTTGAAGCAGTGGCCAGGCTGGGCGGCATCACCAGGGCTGCGGCGGCGCTGCATCTCACGCAGCCCACGGTGTCGACACAACTCAAGGAGTTGCGCAGCGCGGTGGGTGTGGACCTGCTGGTGCCCGCAGGCCGGGGCGTGCGTATCACCGACGCAGGCCGCGACCTGCTGGCAACCATCGAGGCCATGTTTGAGTCATGGCGCGAGTTTGAAAGCGGGATTCTTGACCGCCAGCAAATGATCCGCGGCTCACTGAAGATCGCGGGCGTCACCACCACGGAGTATTTCCTCGCCCAGTGGCTCAAGCCTTTTGTCGACGCCTTTCCCGGCATCGACGTGGACCTGGTCATCGAGAACCGCGACAAGGTGGTGAGCCGCCTGGAAAACGCCCAGGACGACCTTGCGGTGATGATGACGCCGCCCCTGCACATCCCCCTGTCGGCCACGCCGGTGATGGAGAACCCCTTGTGCCTGGTGGGCCCGCTCGCGCACCCCTGGGCTGCCCGCCGCGCTATTCCCCTCAAAAAGCTGGCCGATGAACCCCTGCTGATGAGAGAGCCCGGCTCGGGCACCCGGCAGGCGGCGCTCGAGTTTCTGGCCGAACATGAATTGACGCCCAACATCCGCATGACCCTGGGCAGCAATGAAGCGATCAAACATGCGGTGGCCGCAGGGCTGGGCCTGGCCGTGGTGTCGCGGCACGCCATTGCGCCGGATCCGGCAGCGGACAACCTGGCCATCCTGAAAGTGGCGGGCTTTCCCATCAGCCGGCACTGGCATGTCGTGCACCGGGCCGATCGCCGGCTGCCCCGGGCAGCGGCCGTGTTTCTGCAGTACCTCGATCAGGCGGTGTCTATCTCCGCCACGTGAGGCAGCCGAATGCCGCAGCCATGCGTCCAGCACCACGGGTCAGGGTGACGGCGACATTCTCCCTATGCGTTCAGCGGTGGGTCAGCCTCCATCGCTTGACGTTCGACCGCGCCGGCATCGGCGCCCAGCGCGAATGCCGCAGCAGTGAAAGCGCTTGGCGAGCTTAAATTCCGGTAGACAGCAACACAGCTGCCGGGCCCTCCTCCAGTATGCCCAGCGACTGATCTGCCGCCGTGAGTTTCACCGACCATGACGCCAAGCCCGTACTTCGGGACCCGCCAGGGTCGCCCGGGAATAGATGGGCCGACAGGGTAAGCATCCATCATGGCTGCCAGCATCGAGGAAGAGATGAGCTGCCCCGCCATCAGCCGGTCCAGCATGAAGGCGGCTTCAGCGAGAGGGCCGACCATCAGGCCGTGATAAACCCAGCGCGGGTCGTAAGTGGAGGGTATACCCAAGACGGCCCCTTCGAAGTCCTGCTTCGCGTCAAGCAGGCGTACATCCTCAAGGCCCAATGGACGAAAAACCAGCCTGCGCAGGGCGGCCCCGAATTCCTCGCCGGCGCTGCGCTCGATGATTCGCCGCGCGTAGAAGTAGCCGACATTGGAATAACACCAGGACGCACCGGGGGGATATCCCAAATCAGCGGCCTGCACGCGCAGCAACATGTCCTCGTCCTTCCATGCAGCTTCTCCGCGTTCAACGGCAGCGTGATACTCGGGCAGTTGACCGTAATCCGCGAGTCCTGCCTGATGGCGCAGCAGTTGCCGCAACGTGAATGGCCACTCGAAAACCGGATCATCCAGTGCGAGGAGACCGTTTTGGACTTGGACCAGTAG harbors:
- a CDS encoding VOC family protein; translation: MPKMIFVNLPVKDLAAAIRFYKAIGCEQNMQFSDEKAAMMVWSDTISFMLLTHEYFGTFTSKRIPDAQQTCQVLLCLSRDSREDVDAITAAAAAAGGKADVRPPIDMGFMYNRAFQDPDGHVFEPVWMDMAAAQAAA
- a CDS encoding Panacea domain-containing protein, giving the protein MIIDRQREKLVEAVVYFALHTRNLGKTKLFKLLYFLDFKHYRDTGRAVTGLDYFAWPKGPVPVKLFEELQQPEVSWGNSVSFRPKAVAKGSMLTVTAHKQFDPSLFTKRELKILESLATQYRDVYADDMVEATHLENLPWDKVWNQEGRRQQPIPYSYALRAQDYETMTAFVDEREEFLRVMSK
- a CDS encoding DUF4145 domain-containing protein codes for the protein MHSKLEVRGAVGDTIKIVCSKCNGSTSHKILTEVEQSWSTEDYDIEWGQVDQIVQCLGCEKTSYRLTTSNSENTFYDDEGNAHEDISETLYPPRHAGRKGIEHIWQLPFKVQGVYKETLQAILGSSPVLAGIGLRLLLETICGDKRAEGVNLYDKITNLVERRILTPQSAEILHHIRTLGNNAAHEAKPHSANQLSLAMEVIEHLLHDVYLLPARAAEAFPRPPVAIPPQ
- a CDS encoding tripartite tricarboxylate transporter substrate binding protein, translating into MNTRRRISLLTVTCALGLLAAAVPAVAQGTYPDHPVKVIVALPAGGGVDIIARLVGQKLAAVTGQPFVVDNRAGASGRIGLPVVAKAAPDGYTLMTSPASFLTTNKSIFKELPYDPQADFAPITKLANQSMVLVVKDKQKFSSAGALLAAAKAKPGSLNYASSGDGSPQHLAALMFETRAQVRMTHVPYKGGALAITDLLGGNVDLLFAPLPEALPYLKTGKLTALALMSDKRSALIADVPTMREAGIPNMVMQTWIGLLAPAATPRALVDQLNRQVHAILQSEDVKKQLYEIGMETAPTTPEQFQQVIAQEIALHADLVKASGLVPQ
- a CDS encoding YciI family protein; the encoded protein is MKFMVMVKATADSEAGVMPSEQLLTEMGKYNEALVKAGIMQAGEGLHPSSKGARIRFSGKNRTVIDGPFSETKELVAGFWIWQCASLQEAIEWAKRCPNPMSDDSDLEIRQVFAAEDFGEAFTPELREQEERLRAQIA
- a CDS encoding nuclear transport factor 2 family protein; translation: MVISSNALAYIDIINRYLALLAAGDVRGIVSLFSARGTVHSPFLGMQPAGKFFDLLKAATRRSVIEKPEVFVSGVGSRRASTCLTYRWELADGAQVSFECVDLFDFNEQGLIDTMTIVYDTAPIREAVGDKYRGVQTH
- a CDS encoding sodium-dependent bicarbonate transport family permease; the protein is MNSLLDPVVMFFLLGIAAGALKSNLEIPQAISRFLSLYLMMALGLKGGFALAKSGLTPDIAISLACAFGLALVVPLAAYALLRRHLNGYDAAAVSATYGSVSAVTFITAAQYLDARSIDYGGHMAAAMALMESPAIIAAIVLANLQRKRDAGSAAAQGLAPASGPSLWTVIKDSLTDGTPLLLLGAMLIGISSGEAGQKAFEPFTADLFKGMLAFFLLDMGLLVSRNVGGLRGKSLFVPFYAVAGPVSHAGVALLLGWLTGMSQGNTILLMVLAGSASYIAVPAVVRHAIPEANPTLYFGMSLGITFPLNILVGIPVYTRLVGALW
- a CDS encoding LysR substrate-binding domain-containing protein produces the protein MAALPPLYALQAFLAAADCGSFTGAATRLNLTQGAVSRQVQLLEEYYGCPLFVRVARGLTLTAEGQQLIAPVRQAMTTLSEASARVRRVSDVLRVQFPPTMAVRWFLPRLPELQAALPGLEIRVATHWTDAPDFSNTDADVIIAHGKGGWPQVVEVPLMRERLVPLCIPEIAATLQQPADLAGATLLHARANRHEWQTWLRGAGLPDLQGTGEQLFDTLDMCVQSAERGQGVAIADAALFADLIASGKVVKPFDIEVDSGNAYFLTYPPERREQRNIRLFEEWLVSALRG
- a CDS encoding LysR family transcriptional regulator, with protein sequence MRYSLVPAGLRYADQVARSGSIQKAARELHVAASAINRQILQLEEELGVPLFERLPRGMRLTPSGDALITLARHWLQDERGVVAEIRRIQGIHQGHVSLVAMDSHATSVMPALVRDLGAQHPLVSLSIALATPDDAEAALMTGQADLAAIFNLKPRRELLVLWKSALPLGCVVAPGHPLAQRETVSFQEAMAHPVALQSKALTIRRYLEAQYNWLFKEPRRYTETNSLQLVKQLALGGNHVVFTSELDVAAELATGQLVFIPVRDRGAEPQEISVAVDATKPPGPIVKLVSERLIAALQDCLAAARTRATSAR
- the uraD gene encoding 2-oxo-4-hydroxy-4-carboxy-5-ureidoimidazoline decarboxylase, which translates into the protein MSTRFSLEHLNTCTPEAFCAALADIWEHAPWVARGVVTQRPFATVEALHTAMVAVVAGQDEPARIAFYAGHPELAGDDARRGTMTDASIAEQGTLSLAQLDAREAERWNALNRAYRTRFGFPFILCIRRHTRESALQAFEQRLQHDRATELSTTLGEIAAITRLRLDRLVSDVSHAASHGEFIPS
- a CDS encoding alpha/beta fold hydrolase, with amino-acid sequence MKFLRTLFAPLLTAAVAVATIVPVASHAQESKPVKSGYLNANGVNYHYQVHGQGEPLLLLHGGLGQFDMFGPVLTALTKTRQVIGVDLYGHGRTALTERPVSLVDMGDDMAQILKQLGYGPVDVMGYSMGGGVGFRMAVQHPERVRRLVLVSAGYAQDGFFPEMLPMQAQVGAGMADMMKETPMYKSYAAVAPRPQDFPKLLDKMGALMRTPYDYSEDVKKLQMPVMLVFGDSDMYRPEHIVKFYQLLGGGLKDAGWMRENMAKNRLAILPGFTHYDLFLAPALVPTVLSFLDGKSNTASWAQQVNAQK